From one Mytilus edulis chromosome 1, xbMytEdul2.2, whole genome shotgun sequence genomic stretch:
- the LOC139483489 gene encoding uncharacterized protein: protein MNSEKLALFTLFILIVDVVTAFQLMFNSDGWSKVTDGDIISIVVITLFNVCVLVADIYAVAETILSRKLDDVSLCSICRGTAERFDDWKWTRKWRHFILRDHRDMKGMISTV from the exons ATGAACAGCGAAAAGCTTGCGTTGTTTACATTGTTCATTCTTATTGTGGATGTAGTCACGGCATTTCAATTAATGTTCAATAG TGATGGCTGGTCCAAAGTTACAGATGGGGACATAATAAGTATAGTCGTGATCACATTGTTTAATGTGTGTGTCTTGGTAGCAGACATTTACGCTGTAGCGGAAACTATACTTTCACGGAAATTG GACGATGTTTCATTATGCTCCATATGTAGGGGTACAGCGGAACGATTTGACGATTGGAAATGGACCCGAAAGTGGAGACATTTTATTCTGAGAGATCATCGTGACATGAaag GGATGATCAGCACTGTTTGA